The sequence below is a genomic window from Deltaproteobacteria bacterium.
GCAGGCCAGGAGGGATTCGAACCCCCAACATCCGGTTTTGGAGACCGGCGCTCTACCGTTAGAGCTACTGGCCTAAAAATCCTGCGTCAAAAAACCTGCTACTTTGTCTCTCTATGTATGGTATGGCGACGACAGAACGGACAATACTTCTTAAATTCCAGCTTATCCGGTGT
It includes:
- the rpmG gene encoding 50S ribosomal protein L33; protein product: MRDIVTLGCTECKRRNYSTTKNKRTTPDKLEFKKYCPFCRRHTIHRETK